Proteins from a single region of Oncorhynchus tshawytscha isolate Ot180627B linkage group LG03, Otsh_v2.0, whole genome shotgun sequence:
- the LOC112238367 gene encoding gamma-crystallin M2-like: MGKIIFYEDKDYGGRHFECNGDCTDMLGLLSRCNSIKVTCGCFMIYEKPNYTGQQYYLCRGEYPDYNRWMGTNDNINSCHIISSVPGSYNMRLFERLEYGGQIMDLVDDCPSVMDRFNINDIFSCNVKGGNWLFYEHPNYRGRMYLIKPGYYRRFSEWGGRSARVGSIRRIMDY; encoded by the exons ATCATCTTCTACGAAGACAAGGACTATGGTGGCCGTCACTTTGAATGCAATGGTGACTGCACAGACATGCTCGGCCTTCTCAGCCGGTGTAACTCCATCAAGGTGACATGTGGATGCTTCATGATCTATGAGAAGCCCAACTACACTGGCCAACAGTACTACCTGTGTCGAGGAGAGTATCCTGACTACAATCGTTGGATGGGCACAAATGACAACATCAACTCATGCCACATCATCTCCTCG GTGCCTGGATCCTACAACATGCGTCTCTTTGAGAGACTAGAGTATGGTGGGCAGATAATGGATCTGGTGGATGACTGTCCCAGCGTCATGGATCGTTTCAACATCAATGACATTTTCTCTTGCAATGTGAAAGGAGGAAACTGGCTGTTCTACGAGCACCCAAACTACAGGGGGAGGATGTACCTTATAAAGCCTGGGTATTACAGGAGATTCAGCGAATGGGGCGGCAGGAGTGCCAGAGTGGGTTCTATTCGACGAATCATGGACTACTAA
- the LOC112238358 gene encoding gamma-crystallin M2-like → MTMGKIIFYEDRNFQGHSHECSSDCADLHSYFNRCNSIKVESGCFMVYERPNYMGNQYFVRRGEYSDNQQMIGINDCIRSCRMIPMHRGQYRMRMYDRPDMGGQMNELSDDCPNVQDRFRMSDINSCNVMDGHWLMYDQPNYKGRQYYVRPGEYRRFNDWGGLSPKIGSLRRITDFN, encoded by the exons ATGACTATGGGAAAG ATCATCTTTTACGAAGACAGGAACTTCCAGGGTCACTCTCATGAGTGCAGCAGCGACTGTGCTGACCTGCACTCCTACTTCAACCGCTGCAACTCCATCAAAGTTGAGAGCGGATGCTTCATGGTCTACGAGCGCCCCAACTACATGGGAAACCAGTACTttgtgaggaggggagagtacTCAGATAACCAGCAAATGATTGGCATCAATGACTGCATCAGGTCCTGCCGTATGATCCCCATG CACCGTGGCCAGTACAGAATGAGAATGTACGATCGTCCTGACATGGGCGGCCAGATGAATGAGCTGAGCGACGACTGCCCCAACGTCCAGGACCGTTTCCGTATGTCCGACATCAACTCCTGCAACGTGATGGATGGCCACTGGCTGATGTACGACCAGCCCAACTACAAGGGCAGGCAGTACTATGTGAGGCCCGGCGAGTACAGGAGGTTCAACGACTGGGGAGGATTGAGCCCCAAGATCGGCTCCCTCAGAAGGATCACCGACTTTAACTGA
- the LOC112245692 gene encoding gamma-crystallin M2-like isoform X2: MITFYEDRNFQGRSYECSNDCTDLHSYFSRCNSIRVESGCFMIYERPNYMGHQYYMRRGEYPDYQRWMGFSSCIRSCRMIPMYRGSYRMRIYEKADFSGHMMEFMDDCPCVSDRFHHRHVYSCNIMNGFWIFYEYPNYRGRQYFLRAGEYRRYREWCATCAIVGSFRRVTDF; the protein is encoded by the exons ATG ATTACTTTTTACGAGGACAGGAACTTCCAAGGTCGTAGTTATGAGTGCAGCAATGACTGCACAGACCTGCACTCCTACTTCAGCCGCTGTAACTCCATCAGGGTGGAGAGTGGCTGTTTTATGATCTATGAGCGCCCCAACTACATGGGCCACCAGTATTACATGAGAAGGGGAGAATATCCTGATTATCAGCGTTGGATGGGCTTCAGTAGCTGTATCCGATCATGCCGTATGATTCCAATG TACCGGGGTTCATATAGGATGCGAATCTACGAGAAGGCCGACTTCAGCGGTCACATGATGGAGTTCATGGAtgactgtccctgtgtgtctgatCGTTTCCACCACCGCCACGTCTACTCCTGTAATATCATGAACGGCTTCTGGATCTTCTACGAGTATCCCAACTACCGGGGTCGACAGTACTTCCTAAGAGCAGGAGAGTACAGAAGATACCGTGAATGGTGCGCCACCTGCGCCATTGTAGGCTCCTTTAGACGCGTCACTGACTTTTAG
- the LOC112245692 gene encoding gamma-crystallin M2-like isoform X1 has protein sequence MGKITFYEDRNFQGRSYECSNDCTDLHSYFSRCNSIRVESGCFMIYERPNYMGHQYYMRRGEYPDYQRWMGFSSCIRSCRMIPMYRGSYRMRIYEKADFSGHMMEFMDDCPCVSDRFHHRHVYSCNIMNGFWIFYEYPNYRGRQYFLRAGEYRRYREWCATCAIVGSFRRVTDF, from the exons ATGGGCAAG ATTACTTTTTACGAGGACAGGAACTTCCAAGGTCGTAGTTATGAGTGCAGCAATGACTGCACAGACCTGCACTCCTACTTCAGCCGCTGTAACTCCATCAGGGTGGAGAGTGGCTGTTTTATGATCTATGAGCGCCCCAACTACATGGGCCACCAGTATTACATGAGAAGGGGAGAATATCCTGATTATCAGCGTTGGATGGGCTTCAGTAGCTGTATCCGATCATGCCGTATGATTCCAATG TACCGGGGTTCATATAGGATGCGAATCTACGAGAAGGCCGACTTCAGCGGTCACATGATGGAGTTCATGGAtgactgtccctgtgtgtctgatCGTTTCCACCACCGCCACGTCTACTCCTGTAATATCATGAACGGCTTCTGGATCTTCTACGAGTATCCCAACTACCGGGGTCGACAGTACTTCCTAAGAGCAGGAGAGTACAGAAGATACCGTGAATGGTGCGCCACCTGCGCCATTGTAGGCTCCTTTAGACGCGTCACTGACTTTTAG
- the LOC112245708 gene encoding gamma-crystallin M1-like — protein MGKIIFYEERNFQGRNYECMSDCPDMSPYMSRCQSCRVESGCFMVYERNNFMGQQFFMRRGEYPDMQRMMSMGMMFDNIRSCRMIPMHRGSFKMRIYERENFGGQMHEMMDDCDSIQERFRMSDCQSCNVMDGHWLMYEQPHFRGRMMYMRPGEYRNFREMSMGMGGMSQGSMRFMSMKRINDMCN, from the exons atGGGCAAG ATTATCTTCTACGAGGAGAGGAACTTCCAGGGCCGCAACTATGAGTGCATGAGCGACTGCCCTGACATGTCCCCCTACATGTCCCGCTGCCAGTCCTGCAGGGTTGAGAGCGGCTGCTTCATGGTGTATGAGCGCAACAACTTCATGGGCCAACAGTTCTTCATGAGGAGGGGAGAGTACCCTGACATGCAGCGCATGATGAGCATGGGCATGATGTTCGACAACATCAGGTCCTGCAGAATGATCCCCATG CACAGAGGATCCTTCAAGATGAGGATCTACGAAAGGGAGAACTTCGGAGGTCAGATGCACGAGATGATGGACGACTGTGACTCCATCCAGGAGCGTTTCCGCATGTCCGACTGCCAGTCCTGCAACGTGATGGACGGCCACTGGCTGATGTACGAGCAGCCCCACTTCAGAGGAAGGATGATGTACATGAGGCCTGGAGAGTACAGGAACTTCAGGGAGATGAGCATGGGAATGGGAGGCATGAGCCAGGGATCCATGAGATTCATGAGCATGAAGCGTATCAATGATATGTGCAATTAA
- the LOC112245719 gene encoding gamma-crystallin S-1-like — MGMIIFYEDKNFQGRSYECNTDCADLHTHFSHCNSIQVESGSWMVYERPNYMGYQYFLRRGEYPDYQRWMGFNDCVKSCRMIPQNQGAHKMRIYERSDFGGQMLEFADDCPSLYDQFHYNDINSCNVMEGYWLFYEHPNYRGRQYLLRPGEYRRYSDWGAINSKIGSIRRVVAHPN; from the exons ATGGGAATG ATAATCTTCTACGAGGACAAGAACTTCCAGGGTCGCTCCTATGAGTGCAACACCGACTGTGCCGACCTGCACACCCATTTCAGCCACTGTAACTCCATCCAAGTGGAGAGTGGTAGCTGGATGGTCTATGAGCGGCCAAACTACATGGGCTACCAGTACTTCCTGAGAAGAGGCGAGTATCCCGACTACCAGCGCTGGATGGGCTTTAATGATTGCGTGAAATCCTGCCGGATGATCCCTCAA AATCAGGGAGCTCACAAGATGAGAATCTACGAGCGCTCTGACTTTGGCGGTCAGATGCTGGAGTTTGCCGATGACTGCCCTTCCCTCTACGATCAATTCCATTACAATGATATCAACTCTTGCAATGTTATGGAGGGGTATTGGCTTTTCTATGAGCATCCCAACTACAGAGGCAGGCAGTATCTCCTGAGGCCTGGCGAGTACAGGAGATACAGTGACTGGGGAGCCATCAATTCCAAGATTGGCTCCATCAGACGTGTTGTTGCTCACCCAAACTGA
- the LOC112245728 gene encoding gamma-crystallin M3-like encodes MSMGKIIFYEDRNFQGRSYETSSDCPELTSYLSRCNSCRVESGCFMVYDHSNFQGNQYFVRRGEYGDYQRMGMNDCIRSCRNIPMHRGNFRMRMYEKENFGGQMHELSDDCESMTDRFRMNDMQSCNVMDGHWLMYEQPSYRGRQMYMRPGEYRNMRELSMHMGSNPMRVNSMRRIMDSCY; translated from the exons ATGTCTATGGGAAAG ATCATCTTCTACGAGGACAGGAACTTCCAGGGTCGTTCCTATGAGACCTCCAGCGACTGCCCTGAGCTGACCTCCTACCTGAGCAGGTGCAACTCCTGCAGGGTTGAAAGCGGCTGCTTCATGGTCTATGATCATTCCAACTTCCAGGGAAACCAGTACTTTGTGAGAAGGGGAGAGTATGGTGACTACCAGCGTATGGGCATGAACGATTGCATCAGGTCTTGCCGTAACATCCCCATG CACAGAGGAAACTTTAGGATGAGGATGTACGAGAAGGAGAACTTCGGAGGTCAGATGCACGAGCTGAGCGATGACTGTGAGTCCATGACCGATCGTTTCCGCATGAACGACATGCAGTCCTGCAATGTGATGGACGGCCACTGGCTGATGTATGAGCAGCCCAGCTACAGAGGCAGGCAGATGTACATGAGGCCTGGAGAGTACAGGAACATGAGAGAGTTGAGCATGCACATGGGCTCCAACCCCATGAGGGTCAACAGCATGAGGCGTATCATGGATTCTTGTTATTAA
- the LOC112245737 gene encoding gamma-crystallin M3-like — MHGKIIFFEDKNFQGRSYETSQDCPDMSSHLNRCHSCKVESGCFMVYDRPNFMGNQYFMRRGEYPDYQRMMGMNDCIRSSLNVPMHRGNYKMRIYEKENFGGQMHEMMDDCDSIMDRYRMSDCQSCNVMDGHWLMYEQPHYKGRQMYMRPGEHRNLREMQGHNGMKFSSIRRITDSC, encoded by the exons ATGCACGGAAAG ATCATCTTCTTCGAGGACAAGAACTTCCAGGGTCGTTCCTATGAGACCAGTCAGGACTGCCCTGACATGTCCTCCCATCTGAACAGGTGCCACTCCTGCAAGGTTGAGAGTGGCTGCTTCATGGTCTACGATCGCCCCAACTTCATGGGAAACCAGTACTTCATGAGGAGGGGCGAGTACCCTGACTACCAGCGTATGATGGGAATGAACGACTGCATCAGGTCCAGCCTTAACGTCCCCATG CACAGAGGAAACTACAAGATGAGGATCTACGAGAAGGAGAACTTCGGAGGTCAGATGCACGAGATGATGGACGACTGTGACTCCATCATGGATCGTTACCGTATGTCTGACTGCCAGTCCTGCAACGTGATGGACGGCCACTGGCTGATGTATGAGCAGCCCCATTACAAAGGCAGACAGATGTACATGAGGCCCGGAGAGCACAGAAATCTCAGGGAGATGCAGGGACACAACGGAATGAAGTTCAGTTCCATCAGAAGGATCACCGACTCCTGTTAG